The following proteins come from a genomic window of Coffea arabica cultivar ET-39 chromosome 11c, Coffea Arabica ET-39 HiFi, whole genome shotgun sequence:
- the LOC113715573 gene encoding probable potassium transporter 17 isoform X1: MDLHVRPYDSAVTQSDDVVVTVIDHPNNNNDEVGAVSSRSARFHDLNRLIQSPPTLDNKVTGKWQNLLLAYKTLGVVFGGLVTSPLYVYPSMQLKSPTEENYLGIFSIIFWTLSLIGVVKYASIAVRADDQGEGGTFALYSLLCRNINISILSSKHSRTKSSTAEKPSKLGKFFEASLVARRVLLFIAILGMCMLIGDGVLTPAISVLSAMDGIKAPFPSFSKTWVEVLSAVVLIVLFLLQKYGTSRVSFLFSPIMGAWTLTTPLVGIYSIIKHYPGIYKAISPHYIFSFFWRNGKEGWLLLSGTILCITGSEAMFADLGHFNKSSIQIAFLFTIYPSLVLTYAGQTAYLIRNPYDHQDGFYKFIPSPVYWPMFVIATLAAIVASQSLISATFSIIKQSVALDYFPRVKIVHTSTRQEGEVYSPEVNYILMVICVAVILIFGDGQDIGNAFGVVVTMVMLITTIMLTLVMIIIWRTPPVLVALYFVIFFVMEGVYVSSVFTKIPEGGWIPFAISVVLAFIMFGWFYGRQRKIEYELTHKIDVDSLKALLSDPGIQRVPGLCFFYTKIQDGLTPVLGHYMKNMKSLHNVTVFTTLRYLLVPKVPAHERIIVNKLGLKGVYGCVIQYGYADSLSLEGDDFVLQVTNSLQNHVRDSSDCAQSTTSLDEEIDDIKEAKLAGVVHVRGKTRFHIGKSCSWFDRTMLAFYEVLHSNCRCSLPAMGIPLPHCIEVGMHYEV; the protein is encoded by the exons ATGGATCTCCATGTCCGGCCATATGACTCGGCGGTGACTCAGTCTGATGATGTGGTGGTGACGGTGATTGATCATCCTAACAATAATAATGATGAGGTTGGGGCGGTCTCTTCGCGCAGCGCTCGGTTTCACGACCTCAACCGTTTAATTCAATCCCCACCAACGTTGGACAACAAG GTTACAGGAAAATGGCAAAATCTGTTACTTGCTTACAAGACATTGGGAGTTGTCTTTGGTGGGCTAGTTACATCTCCACTGTATGTTTATCCTTCAATGCAACTCAAATCTCCAACAGAAGAAAACTATTTGGGAATCTTCAGCATTATTTTCTGGACTCTAAGTCTAATCGGAGTTGTCAAGTATGCCAGTATAGCTGTCAGGGCCGATGATCAGGGTGAAG GTGGAACTTTCGCCCTCTATTCGTTACTATGTAGGAACATAAACATCAGTATCCTTTCTTCAAAACATTCACGCACAAAATCAAGCACTGCTGAAAAGCCAAGTAAACTCGGTAAATTCTTTGAAGCGAGCTTGGTTGCCAGAAGGGTGTTGCTTTTTATTGCAATTTTAGGCATGTGCATGCTAATTGGTGATGGTGTACTTACTCCTGCAATTTCAG TGTTGTCAGCAATGGATGGCATTAAGGCACCTTTTCCATCATTTAGTAAAA CCTGGGTGGAAGTCTTGTCAGCAGTTGTCCTCATTGTTTTATTCCTCCTGCAGAAGTATGGTACCTCGAGAGTGAGTTTCCTTTTCTCTCCTATAATGGGGGCATGGACCCTTACTACTCCTCTTGTGGGAATTTATAGTATCATAAAGCATTACCCCGGCATCTACAAGGCAATATCACCCCATTACATATTCTCCTTCTTTTGGAGAAACGGGAAGGAAGGCTGGCTGTTGCTCAGTGGTACAATCCTTTGCATTACAG GTTCTGAGGCGATGTTTGCTGATCTTGGTCATTTTAACAAAAGTTCAATTCAG ATAGCTTTTCTCTTCACAATATATCCATCCCTAGTTCTGACATATGCTGGACAGACTGCTTACTTGATCAGAAACCCATATGACCATCAGGATGGGTTTTACAAGTTTATACCATCTCCTGTTTACTGGCCCATGTTTGTGATAGCCACACTGGCTGCTATTGTAGCTAGCCAGTCATTGATTTCTGCTACATTTTCAATTATCAAACAGTCTGTTGCACTTGATTATTTCCCTCGGGTCAAGATAGTCCACACATCAACCAGGCAAGAAGGAGAGGTGTATTCTCCAGAAGTCAACTATATTCTGATGGTTATTTGTGTTGCTGTCATACTAATATTTGGAGATGGACAAGATATTGGAAATGCTTTCG GAGTTGTTGTCACCATGGTCATGCTCATTACAACCATTATGCTGACTTTAGTCATGATCATTATTTGGAGAACTCCACCTGTTCTAGTTGCACTGTATTTCGTTATCTTTTTCGTGATGGAGGGTGTCTATGTGAGCTCTGTCTTCACTAAAATTCCAGAAGGTGGTTGGATTCCATTTGCCATTTCTGTCGTGCTAGCTTTTATTATGTTTGGCTGGTTCTATGGAAGGCAGAGAAAGATAGAGTATGAGTTAACACACAAGATAGACGTGGACAGTCTTAAAGCACTGCTATCTGATCCTGGCATCCAGAGGGTTCCTGGACTATgttttttctacaccaagattcAAGATGGGCTGACTCCAGTACTTGGTCATTACATGAAGAATATGAAATCTCTCCACAATGTTACTGTTTTTACAACTCTTAGATACTTGCTGGTTCCAAAAGTCCCCGCACATGAGAGAATTATTGTCAATAAATTGGGCCTCAAAGGAGTTTATGGGTGTGTGATTCAGTATGGATATGCAGATTCTCTTAGCCTTGAAGGTGATGACTTTGTTCTTCAAGTTACCAACAGCTTGCAGAATCATGTACGTGATTCATCTGATTGTGCGCAATCAACTACTTCCTTGGATGAAGAAATTGATGACATAAAAGAGGCAAAGCTAGCCGGTGTGGTTCATGTACGCGGGAAGACAAGGTTTCATATCGGTAAAAGTTGTAGCTGGTTTGACAGAACTATGCTTGCCTTTTATGAAGTTCTGCACAGTAATTGCAGGTGTTCTCTTCCAGCTATGGGTATCCCACTGCCACACTGCATAGAGGTTGGTATGCATTATGAAGTGTAA
- the LOC113715573 gene encoding probable potassium transporter 17 isoform X2: MDLHVRPYDSAVTQSDDVVVTVIDHPNNNNDEVGAVSSRSARFHDLNRLIQSPPTLDNKVTGKWQNLLLAYKTLGVVFGGLVTSPLYVYPSMQLKSPTEENYLGIFSIIFWTLSLIGVVKYASIAVRADDQGEAWVEVLSAVVLIVLFLLQKYGTSRVSFLFSPIMGAWTLTTPLVGIYSIIKHYPGIYKAISPHYIFSFFWRNGKEGWLLLSGTILCITGSEAMFADLGHFNKSSIQIAFLFTIYPSLVLTYAGQTAYLIRNPYDHQDGFYKFIPSPVYWPMFVIATLAAIVASQSLISATFSIIKQSVALDYFPRVKIVHTSTRQEGEVYSPEVNYILMVICVAVILIFGDGQDIGNAFGVVVTMVMLITTIMLTLVMIIIWRTPPVLVALYFVIFFVMEGVYVSSVFTKIPEGGWIPFAISVVLAFIMFGWFYGRQRKIEYELTHKIDVDSLKALLSDPGIQRVPGLCFFYTKIQDGLTPVLGHYMKNMKSLHNVTVFTTLRYLLVPKVPAHERIIVNKLGLKGVYGCVIQYGYADSLSLEGDDFVLQVTNSLQNHVRDSSDCAQSTTSLDEEIDDIKEAKLAGVVHVRGKTRFHIGKSCSWFDRTMLAFYEVLHSNCRCSLPAMGIPLPHCIEVGMHYEV; encoded by the exons ATGGATCTCCATGTCCGGCCATATGACTCGGCGGTGACTCAGTCTGATGATGTGGTGGTGACGGTGATTGATCATCCTAACAATAATAATGATGAGGTTGGGGCGGTCTCTTCGCGCAGCGCTCGGTTTCACGACCTCAACCGTTTAATTCAATCCCCACCAACGTTGGACAACAAG GTTACAGGAAAATGGCAAAATCTGTTACTTGCTTACAAGACATTGGGAGTTGTCTTTGGTGGGCTAGTTACATCTCCACTGTATGTTTATCCTTCAATGCAACTCAAATCTCCAACAGAAGAAAACTATTTGGGAATCTTCAGCATTATTTTCTGGACTCTAAGTCTAATCGGAGTTGTCAAGTATGCCAGTATAGCTGTCAGGGCCGATGATCAGGGTGAAG CCTGGGTGGAAGTCTTGTCAGCAGTTGTCCTCATTGTTTTATTCCTCCTGCAGAAGTATGGTACCTCGAGAGTGAGTTTCCTTTTCTCTCCTATAATGGGGGCATGGACCCTTACTACTCCTCTTGTGGGAATTTATAGTATCATAAAGCATTACCCCGGCATCTACAAGGCAATATCACCCCATTACATATTCTCCTTCTTTTGGAGAAACGGGAAGGAAGGCTGGCTGTTGCTCAGTGGTACAATCCTTTGCATTACAG GTTCTGAGGCGATGTTTGCTGATCTTGGTCATTTTAACAAAAGTTCAATTCAG ATAGCTTTTCTCTTCACAATATATCCATCCCTAGTTCTGACATATGCTGGACAGACTGCTTACTTGATCAGAAACCCATATGACCATCAGGATGGGTTTTACAAGTTTATACCATCTCCTGTTTACTGGCCCATGTTTGTGATAGCCACACTGGCTGCTATTGTAGCTAGCCAGTCATTGATTTCTGCTACATTTTCAATTATCAAACAGTCTGTTGCACTTGATTATTTCCCTCGGGTCAAGATAGTCCACACATCAACCAGGCAAGAAGGAGAGGTGTATTCTCCAGAAGTCAACTATATTCTGATGGTTATTTGTGTTGCTGTCATACTAATATTTGGAGATGGACAAGATATTGGAAATGCTTTCG GAGTTGTTGTCACCATGGTCATGCTCATTACAACCATTATGCTGACTTTAGTCATGATCATTATTTGGAGAACTCCACCTGTTCTAGTTGCACTGTATTTCGTTATCTTTTTCGTGATGGAGGGTGTCTATGTGAGCTCTGTCTTCACTAAAATTCCAGAAGGTGGTTGGATTCCATTTGCCATTTCTGTCGTGCTAGCTTTTATTATGTTTGGCTGGTTCTATGGAAGGCAGAGAAAGATAGAGTATGAGTTAACACACAAGATAGACGTGGACAGTCTTAAAGCACTGCTATCTGATCCTGGCATCCAGAGGGTTCCTGGACTATgttttttctacaccaagattcAAGATGGGCTGACTCCAGTACTTGGTCATTACATGAAGAATATGAAATCTCTCCACAATGTTACTGTTTTTACAACTCTTAGATACTTGCTGGTTCCAAAAGTCCCCGCACATGAGAGAATTATTGTCAATAAATTGGGCCTCAAAGGAGTTTATGGGTGTGTGATTCAGTATGGATATGCAGATTCTCTTAGCCTTGAAGGTGATGACTTTGTTCTTCAAGTTACCAACAGCTTGCAGAATCATGTACGTGATTCATCTGATTGTGCGCAATCAACTACTTCCTTGGATGAAGAAATTGATGACATAAAAGAGGCAAAGCTAGCCGGTGTGGTTCATGTACGCGGGAAGACAAGGTTTCATATCGGTAAAAGTTGTAGCTGGTTTGACAGAACTATGCTTGCCTTTTATGAAGTTCTGCACAGTAATTGCAGGTGTTCTCTTCCAGCTATGGGTATCCCACTGCCACACTGCATAGAGGTTGGTATGCATTATGAAGTGTAA